A window of Acidaminococcales bacterium contains these coding sequences:
- a CDS encoding transposon-encoded TnpW family protein, with amino-acid sequence MTQTMDNAMAGKHDEIAGAGQLKLRKRIGSTEYIVSVRFSESAKETLEEKILRLIESEVRKSA; translated from the coding sequence ATGACGCAGACCATGGACAACGCAATGGCCGGGAAACACGACGAAATCGCCGGTGCCGGGCAATTGAAATTACGCAAGCGGATAGGCTCGACGGAATACATTGTATCCGTCCGCTTTTCCGAAAGCGCAAAAGAGACATTGGAGGAGAAAATCCTCCGACTGATTGAAAGCGAGGTGCGGAAAAGTGCCTGA